Part of the Metarhizium brunneum chromosome 6, complete sequence genome is shown below.
CGCGAGGAGGACCGAGCCAATAAAGGTCCGCGGCACCGCTCCAGGAAAGCTGAAGTGGTCATATGTCTGCCGGAAGCGCTCATGGATGTTGGACGTCGGGGTGCCGTAGATGAGAATGTCGTGTACGGCCTGCAGATTGAACGACTCCTCGACCTTTGTGTGCGGGGCGATCAGGATGTGCACCGTGGGAAGGATAAATATGAGGGATGTGAGCAAGGCGTCTGCATCTCATCAGCTGGTGTTTCCATGAGTTGAAGCAGGCTGAGCGGGTAAGTGAGTGACACGTACCAACGAGCGCCATTGTAATGCAGCACACAGATACAGATGAAATCGAAAACCGACACTAGACCATTTCCTTTgattttttcccttttttaATCAAGGCAAATATGAGGAAATGCCCCTGGGTACTAAATACTCTCCGTCAACCTCTGATTGATGGATGAATAAAGGGCAAGTGAGAAAGTATGAGATATAAGACATGATAGGCAGGGGCACCCACCCACCTCAGCTACCTAGCTATGCAACTACAACACGTAGCTCGAGGGTCCCTGCCTCTCACCGGATCGGCGCAACCATCCCCCGCCACGTATTCACAAGTTCACAACCACCCCCCAATCCATCAGACAAGCCCGTCGCAGCCGCCCGTCCTCACCAGAACCACGCAACAAGGCCTGGGCACAATGTTGTTCTTCGGCAGCTTCCTCTACATCACGGTGCTTCTGATCAACGCCGTGGCCATCCTCTCCGAAGACCGCTTCCTAGCGCGCAGTACGTCCATCCCCCTCCGCCAGCAGCGACCGACGAGACACATACGTGGAAGCCTCAAACGATGGTCACTGGCGACCTGGTAGCTAAAACATCATTCTCCAGTCAATCTCTCCCCGGCCTCGTACGATCCTGCCTTTGGCACCGGCGCCGATGCGAGCATCAAGGCAAAGATCATCCATTTAATCGCTAGTATTCGGACAATTATGCGGAGTACGGCTTTtacctttttcttcttcccttcccGCCTCGTGGGCAGTGGGTAGGCGAACAACGCTGACGAGGGACGCAGTGCCGTTAATATTTGTAAACTCGGTCATTATTCTGTACGAGTTGATACTGGGATGAGCGACACTGGCGACAAAAGAGGTACGAGCATGGTCCAGaagggaagggggggatTCACAGGCGTTGAGGGTGTAATTTACAGGGCCAATGATGGGCGTCATGGCATGGCTGGACAATCTATGACACGCAGGAAATGGCCATTTAAACGGTTGGTGTATCCGGCATGACCTGCACCGCCATGTACACATACACGATTCAAAAGACAAATTGACGTTATTCAAGATCAGAAGAAGATGTGTTAATCTCCAAAGAGAAACAATTGCAAATTACCCACCCTGATTGGACACCAAGTGCTCGTCGTATCCCGCTAGCCAAGTAAAACGACTATTTCTCTTCCAAATCAACGCCGTTCCGCGGTGCTATATGCTTCAAGTTACACTGCCCTCATATCGAGGAAGAACGTCGCTCCTAATGCTATTTTGCTTCCCACCAATGACACTTCTAGGGCTGTGAGTTCCTGAACAGACATAAAACGTGTACAAGCCCCCAGCCAGGTATTGTCCCATCATCAATCGTACAGGGCGAAAATCCATTCCGAAACATTTGCGCAGGGTTCTTTCGTCCTGCTTGTCCTTTGTAAACCCGCAGTCATATTAAGCCACTTGTCATCACGAAGACAGTAAATTGGCGCTCTTCTTTCGCCCCAATCCCATGCTGAGCCGGCTCTTACCAGCTTTTTCTGCCCTCTCTGGCGTATCGCCGTTCTCATGATCCATCGCAGGGCTGTCGCTGtttgccttgtccttgtggAAAAAGCTAAAGCTCTTCCGCGACATGGACTTGCTACCTCTCTTAGATCGGTCGAGAAATCCCATGGAGCCTGATGCAGAGCCATTCTCCTTCTTCCTGGCGTCCTCTTCCTGAGCTGCAGTCTTCTTGCTGGCATCCAATACCTTTTGGAATTCTTCCTGTTCAGTTCTGCGGGTCTGGATCCTCTGTACTTGCTCTTCACGCCGTCGTCTTTCGTCGTCTTTAGCTTGCCTCTCTCTagccttctcttcctcctttgctgctgccttggcctgcttctcTCTATCCTTCTCTGCCTGCTTGGCGGCCTTTTCCACGGCCTCACgctccttcttctctctcttcttgtcttctttgcTCTGCCCATCCTGTTTCACCGTTGGTGTCCGGGCAGAGCCTGCAGCTGCCAATCCCACTGGGAGGCTGGGTATTTCGCTCGCCGGAGGGGTAGGGGTGGCAATATCCGGCGCAGTCTGAGCGTGAGCGAGGCTTGACAGTGAATCTTGTTCTGGGATAGGCGGCGCTGGTTGCGTTGCCTGTCTCTTCAATGGGGTGGAGTCTCCTTTGTCACTGTCCTCGTGGGCGACGTTCGCCGCCTGTGTTGCCAGTTTGACCTCTTCCATTCCCTCcttttcttgctcttctcttACCTTCTCGAACGTGGTCTCCTGATAAAACAAAACGTATGCCGTGGCCATGCCCGGCTTGTCTCCGAAAAAGTTACGTACAAAGTGCTTATCGACAGGCTCAACCATTTCATCATCAAAGAGAAGCCATCCCCTGTCCTTGGTTTTAATGATCGACACATAGTGGCCATGATATGCATTGCCACCGATGTGTACGACGACAGCATACAGCTCGTACAGCCGATCGGGGTCCTCTGCATCATCTGTAGTGTTGAACATGCGGAGGTGGTATGGATAGACCACTCGGTGGAAAAGCTTTTGTAGTCGGCTATAGTCCTCCGTGTATTTAAATCGCTTCAAGTGTAGAGTCAAAATCTTAGGCAGACGCTTGACCTTCATGCGCTTTTCGGCCTCTTGTAAACCGCCGCAATGGTCACAGTGAAATTTGTTTCGCTCGCACAGCATTTCCTCGGCTGAGAACTTCCGCAGACACGATGTAACGGAAGCGTGTTCTTCGAGATCAATGGACAGGTCGAGGAATGTCTCATCTCGTTGTGATGCCGTTTCACATGTTAGACACCTCGTCTCTGATGTTAACACGCCTTCAAAGATATCGTGAACCCATCCGATTCCGGGGGATTGATAGCCTGCTGCTCCATGGTTCAGAGCGGCAGCACCAATAATATTTTCTACCGACTGGATTAGACCATCCTGTCTTCTGGCTTCCCCCAGTTCTTGATATTTACGGGCGGTCTTTTCCACATTGGAAATGACATcattcaacaccaagccgTAAAATTCGTGTGCATCCTGATGCATGGAATTTCGAAACATTTCGTTGTCGCGCTTGAATATCTCTAAAAATCGTTGTGGGCTCAGCACCCCGGTTCTGGTATTGCTTTCGAGAAGAGCCAGGAAGATGTCCTTCAGTCCCGTAAATGTACATTCATCCATGCCGTATGCGGCTCCATTCTGACTCGCCAGCTCCAATATGGGGCCTTTCAGCATGGCTTGTTTCTTCTTATACTCGGGTGTGTCGGGTTTGTCTTCGGGCTTCACGGCCTGCCCAGCGGGAGTCTGGCCGACGTTCATCGCCTGTCGTTGCTTGAGAGCCTGCGAAGCAGTCTGATTCTTCTTGTTCGGCTGCGGGGTCGGCGGGGTCGGGCTCATGGGAGGTCTAAGTGTCACATTGACTTTGGGTCGTGTGCCGTTCGGCGTGTTTGAGGGTGAGTACGGAGGATAGTTTATAACGCTCTCTCTAAACAGATCAGAGTAGAATAAGGCTTGGACAATAGAGTTGCAGTAACTAGGATGCTGTTGTTAGTGAACTAGTCTGAAGAGGAAAGGGGCCATCTAATGCTGATTTCCTACCATGT
Proteins encoded:
- the yos1 gene encoding Protein transport protein yos1 yields the protein MLFFGSFLYITVLLINAVAILSEDRFLARINLSPASYDPAFGTGADASIKAKIIHLIASIRTIMRSTAFTFFFFPSRLVGSG